The Notolabrus celidotus isolate fNotCel1 chromosome 19, fNotCel1.pri, whole genome shotgun sequence DNA window ttactgatttattgagacaaaatttaaaatcattgttattaaataaatatttcatatacaacttttgggattcctaagtctcagtaggagccactggccctgaggtattctgacaacatcatatgtggccctctttgaaaaaagtttggacacccctgccttaAACCTTCTGTTTGGGTTTAGTAGTTGTACTTTGTTCAACCAGTCAGTCGTATAGTATACTTTGGATGTGCCTAAGAATAAGTAGCTCAGAAAGTCGTGGATTCAAATCAATTAAAAGTGTATTTGGGTCGTTGACAAATAAgcctcaaaaaaaaattttttcaagtatttccagaatggttgcaatgcatatttttgtgtctggaatAACAAACAAGGCTTGTTTTtaatagttgtttttttacccTGTTCTTAACTTGACAGACTacacagactaaaataatatgataatggtgcagtggtgagtagcagaggtagtttttacattaaaaaataatagttaaataataaaataaatagaaatatggaattctgcttggagaattgttgcattgtatatttacatgtatatattTGAAGCTGGTTGTCTTGTGATGAGATTCCAGTATCACTcaaaaaatttgttttttttagattagtCAAGTGTGAATCAATATTTTTAGACAAGTGAAATGATTTCGTCTCCAGAAACTGAGTAAACAACAGGGCTCGCGTACACAAATAAAGGAAAGCAAATGTATTGACTCGGTGAAGTTCTATAGGGCTAACACTATATAGCACTCTATATGTGGGTCGTTGACAAATAAGCctcaaaaaagtttaaaaaaaaaaagtatttccaGAAAGGAAAGGCTTGTTTGAACACATTacgtttttttaagtgtttcaatatatatatatatatatatatatatatatatatatatatatatatatatatatatatattttttcacccttttcttaacttgaacacccaaaaaatgtcaggtggcgcaaccagatatttgtcaaaatatatgtacttACCTATCATTTATTCTAATTGAAAGTTTTAGGAAGTATCCCTTACagtggttacagtgctttacatatttgtgttttgtgagtatattttttatttacaatatgttaagatttttgcattctattggccaggtataaaatataatttttacagttttagattggttgtaccacctgacatggaaagtgttaccgtccacctataagttgataaaagcttttctattattatttaagagacatctacaaaccttttaacttAGCCATGACAATTAGTAGGGTCCTCTGAATGATTGAATATGTTGAAGTCCATGATAActacttactttcaaaataaaaggtccaTGAGTATGGTGGTGCCACCCGGACATTTGAGATCATGCAAATTGCtggacaaaagtttttaaataatcttAGGTGCCTtttaaactattgatatttatgaaattatgtttatttcaaagctcttatatgtaaaatcatgccatggtgaatttattatcattataatacattttttatagtgttttaagtcagttcacttgctcggacggttgcgccacctgacattttcagggtttgagatacttcaaaataaaataaatctcaatatttgaatgtactTAAATTGTATTCAAAATAAGCACGTTTATAGAATcaatgtcttaaaaataacaaattatttcaaaagaaaatattgGATTCGGACATAAAAATATGCACGTCATGTCAATGACCCATTTATAGCAAAGTAATCTGGACATTTTTTGTTGATTGGAACCAAACATACGTGTCACGCAAAATACACTACCTTCAGACTGCAAGAAGAATCTACCATAATACTAATGATAATGACTGTACTAGTTTAGAGCTTATTATTAGACACAGTTACCAAGTGCTTTACATACTGGAGGGTTTGTACAAGTCAGATTTCAATAGACAGGCATGAATGCATACCTGCAaaccaacatacacacacatgaatcaCTCAAAGCAGCACGCatttatacacaaacacaagcaggaTTTATGAAAACACTGATGTATAGAAATGTGTCTTTGGTTGTTGTCAAAAACAGAACGCAGATTCTCAGACCTGATGCTTAGCGGTAGATTGTTGCAGAGTTTATAGGAGCTACCACTGCAAAATCATCAACACTTTTGGATTTTCAGTGTGAATGAGGAACTAATTAAAGGCCCTGCTCAGATGATCTGAGAGAACAGCTGCTGGAATAAAGGCACAGTATTTCTATTATGCAGGTGCAAAGGCCATGCAGGGTTTTGTATGTAATGAAGAAATAATGACATTGATTTTGATCTCTATTTGAAGCCAGTGAATGGAGGAAAATATTATGGTGTCTACTAGAAGTTTTTGAGGTTTTTTGGCTATTAGCACAGATTTGATATTTAGTTTGTCAActgaaagaatgaataaaataatcttgTCTTAATTAAAAAGATTACACAACCCACTTCACCCTCAATTCCTTTAAAGGTGTTGAGGGGAAATACACCCTCTCCATTTGCAGGAAGCAAGCTCATTAGTAGACTAATAAACTCTTCAGATACTGATCAAAGGACAGTCCTTAGAAGCACAGCTTAGGGCTGCTGGTGTAGTGCAGGGTTGGACAAGTGGGTCAAGTAATCCGACATGACAACTGTAGGCTCTTATGAGCATGCCCCAGTCTTCTCTGTACCTTTTAAAGTGGGATGTGTTCTGCTGGCTGCAGCTgggggtctttttttttgtatggtgGCTACACACGGATGCTTTGCTTTTAAATATGTAtcaacctttgaaaagtacggTCGGTATGGGTATGCTTATTCCGTTTAATGTTGTGCAATACAACTCCATCCTTAAATTATTGACTATCTCACTCTTCATAAATAATACATCATGATGATGTTATCATCTGAGGCCATGAAAGTGCTCCGGCTGATCCAGAGTCTGCTTCTTGAACGAAAGGGTTCCTACATGTGTTGAGAAACTGAATCGTTTCAAAGACAGAGCCTAACCACGAAATCTACAAGTGGAGAAAGCCCTTTGATCACTGGTGCATATGATGGGACTTGATGTTTCTGCTCTTATTGCCGAGAGGACTAGTGATGAGGGGGCGATACACTGAGACTATTCAGAGTCAGAGATCTAGCTTAAAAGAGAGACAGTGCATCGTCTGTAAGGTGTGGGTGGAGCTCTGCCCTCTGGCTGTCTGATCTCAGTATCTCTGGGACTTATCAGCCGTGGAGAATTATCATCAGATTCAGCAATAGGTAGGGGTTTTATGGGTGTGATTGAGAGTCTTTTAATTTGTGGTGTGCTGTGTAGGTTCAGAGGAATCTGCTTGTCCTCCTCAGTTATCTGTAATCTCTGCTGAATGAGTAAAGGGGAAGTGACACTGAAAGGGGGAGGAAATCTGACCAAACTTGCTCAGCTGGCTGGAAATGTTATCCACTGCTTATTTcccttttgtttcctttattgGAGAATGTGTAGTGTAATGTGCACCTGGCTGCAGTTTCTATTTCATAATGCAAGTTATTGTGGACTAAGTGGGTGGGTGGAAAATCAGCTCTGCTTATTATCAACAGTGTGGGTGATTCTTCTATTATTAACTATTGTTTATGGTCAGTTcttaaaattgtatttagtCTGTTGATTATTTTTCCAAACAATGAAATGGTGAAAATGGGTGACAAATGTTGGTTTCCTTTGTGACATCTTCAATTTTTGTCCACAATCTGAAGATATGTTAGCTGTCATAGAGGAACAAAGaaactaaaacatttttaaatcttgtaGAGATGGTATTTGGACTTTTTTCCTCAAAAATGACtcagacatttacattttttaatttttatatatttattaaaatatttaaaaattttAAAACGCCATATAACAGCTTCAAAAATTAcccagattttaaaataaatctatttattgaaatatttaaattgtGAAAATGGCACAGAACAGTTTCCAGAACTGAtgatgcattcacatttttgtttaattttttgacaagtcttatcttattttttacaaatccAATCCTAAGTGTACAAGGCCAAATGGATGATCTGAAATGCTCtctgttgtctgtctctgttataGGTGTTATTTACTGTAGCCAGCAATGGCACCCGGGGATGTGGTACCAGACCATCCCAAGCAGCCGAAGCCCAAGGAGAAGCGGAGTGGAAACAGGGCATCATCGAAAGCAGACTGTGAGCCGGATGGATCCTTTGTCTTTGAGGCTCATGAGGCTTGGAAGGACTTCCATAACTCCCTCAGGCACTTCTATGAAGTGGGAGAGCTCTGTGACGTTACACTGAAGGTAGGCTTCACTGCTAGGTCAACAAATACAGAGATATGTTTGTCTTCTATTTAAGACCCAACTTATCTTTATTAACCCCACTCTGATTTAatgctttgatttaaaaatatatatatttttatattaggGCTGCACGATATTATGAAAACATGCAATATCCGATAACCTTGTTGAAAATTGCAATGACGATATGACttgcaataaataaacaaatacttaagtgtacaatggctacgtttacatgatgttttttaattcagaattaattattcagaatttaataattcagaattaaagtattctccttcgcttttacatggaaatagtaattccgaattgaggtttacatggaaaacacgtttaaccgtctttattcaattccgctgaaggtctgggggttgggaagggttctgattggacaggggcgggcatgacgtatttacgtttaccggaagaaaacagactccagctcctgcttcttttatattcggttacaacatggaagacctcacaataagtacaattttcgctttgattttgattatagttttgaataagcagctcgacacaaacatactgcttcactttcgtcagctggggaggagaagagagatagaggaccggagaagggaggaggaagaccgtactttggcgaatcaaagcgggttagtgcaacagctgctctacctcagcctgaaatatgtgcccgccagcgtggaatatgtgcgtcatcgcgacgggacaagggaacgagcatgcatTACAATTGTCTAATCTTTTCTCTTCCCACCAAGGGTATGATGGTGTTGCAATATTAAGGGGATGAGGTGATAGAGTACAAAACCTTCTTGGAGCCAACTTGATTCAGCAGCTGTTTtggatttagtcttagtctttagacgaaaatgcctgttagttttagtcacattttagtcttttctgcCCTTTATCAGAAtcaaaatcagaaatactttatcccggggggaattcagtttatagttttagtctagttttagtcacattttagtctttcatttttgccaaaacattttctctctttaaaagaaTTAATGTAGTCAATCAGATACCAGTATCAGGGCTACCAAATGTTCAAatagtcaacatttcactcttttaacacttttgtgtaatagcttaagttaaatgatttagccTGTTCCTgcttaaaagtaaaaagaaaatattcttgatgtgaccactatgaatatattttgattctcttgattcaaagaaacagacagtcagttcacggcactctgaaatgcatctgcatctttgatgacaaagagttgatccaaacttactgaaggtgtctgatgtatcaccaaactggaacaaatcaagctctagacgcggagctttttatggtaatagcggcaaaaacgtcaaatattaaacagacgtcccccggttgtgtctttgtcactaacgaacaccgggggtaaaaataatcaattaaaCTAAGACTGATGTATGTAAgcgaggagagctggttcacacagcactcctgctgcaggtagtgaccaagctaacactgggCCCCTAAAATAATAACTCGCTTCGCTTTCGCTTTCATTTAGATTAGACACACAGCGGGAgaaaatatgaattattaatgtccgacggtccgccactaaagttttcgtctcgtcatcgtcttgtcaacaaaaactaaaaataggttggtcagagtttttattatcaatgaTGCAGTTTAGCTTATCATAGtattgttttcatcatgaaaaaataagTCGTTGATTGTCGTGGGCGTAGAGGGCGGGCATGTAGGGCAGCAGGGCTCCATCTGATTGGCCAAATacattcaactcaactcaactcaactcaaactttatctatagagcacgtttaaaacaatcaaggttgaccaaagtgctgtacagatcaaaaacaacacaaatgacaaacatagcatacaatacaatactaaaatataaTACTAAAATACGTtaacagtgcaaatatatagTAAAATAAGATggaatcaaataaattaaaatttaattaagattatgccagatgtccactcaaccttgattaaaagccagggagaaaaGGTGAGTATTAAGAGAGGTTTTAAAAATCTTGATTGATCCTGCAGAGCGGATTTGttggggcaggttgttccagagccgaggAGCGGCCGCcacaaaggctcggtcacctctggttttaagccTGGTTTTGGGAGTGACCAATAGCAACTGACCAGATGATCTCAGTGTCCTGGCAGGGACATGATATTGGAGAAGCTCGGCCAGGTACTGGGGgctaggccattaagagctttaaaaacaaacaataaaattttaaaatctattcaaAAAGCAACCGTGAGCCAGTGCAGCAAAGCTAGGACAGGGGATATGTGCTCATGCTTGCGTTTGCCTGTGGGCAGCAGCAtttgtaccagctgcaggcAGTGCAATAGTGAGTGTTCCAGGCCAAAATATAGTGAGTTACAGTGATCCAGTCGAGTGTtaataaaagcatgtcatgcAGGGTGTGAATGCATAGCACACGGAGTACAATTTATCGCAGTTCAAGCATTCTTTTGCAATATTTATATTGCGTATGTTGATATCGGGATGACAGTGAATTTTGGATATATCATGCAGCACTAATATATATTGATAGAGGTAAGCCTTATTCATTTTTATGGCTCTGCAAACTCCCACTTCCTTCTTTGATTTAGTAGAGATGGTTGAGATGATCTGATTTCTGACTTGACTCTTTCCCAAATATGGAATAGTCTTGTTTATACTGACATTGTGGTGGTTGtactgtgtgtctttgttctttatattttgtcatgtattttgtttttatctcttttttagGTTGGCAGTAGGTTGATACCATGCCACAAACTAGTGCTTGCATGTGTTATCCCTTACTTCAGGTATgttccatatttatttttaaattttgtgaCTGAGTACTACAGTAGAGATcaagcaacaaaaaaagtttaatatttGTTATGTCTGGACAAAAGTTACATTCATACGGAGCCCCTGGAGTcccaaaaagtattttttttaattttgctccCACCAGTTATTATCTTGCACGCAcaatataattatcttgttTGCACAAGTTATTACAGGCTCAGCTGACGGACAGACTATGCAGCTTTAGGTCATGTTTTTTACTTTATCCAGGAACAATTAAGGGGCCCTGGGAAAATGCATAAGTGCAGATGGATGTTCACAAATTGCCGAGAAAACTGtcttaaagcaaacaaaagaagaagttaGAGTCATATTAGCCGAGCTGGATTCTCAGGGGTCTCGACAAGGAACCAAAAAAGACATCACAGGAGTTAGTACTTCTCCAAAGGACCGAataagactttttttctttcaaacgtACTGTTTAGCACAGTTAATCAAGAACACTACTTGAAAGAAATATAAACCCTGAATTCCTAACCTTTTTTTCAGGGCGAACAGATGGAGGGtacttagaaaataaataaaaattgaacaCATGTTAATGCTTTGAAACTTATTTGAATGAAATGCTTTGTCAAGACATACTGGTTGACAGTTTGTTTTAAGGTAATGAAAACTATGAAACAATAAATGTGCCATCCGCTACAATTGAAAGCATTGCCTGTTTGACAGCTGTACCaacagaattaaaatgttcataaCAGAAGGTAATGAAAATCTTCAACTTTAGTCATTGAAACTTGTTAATATcattatcttgtgcgcacaagataataacttgtagaagaagaaaattaTAATGTGTGCTTAAGATAACTTGTGCCAACAAGATAATAATCCTTTGCGCATAAAATAATAACTTGTACaaacaagataattataatatgCACTCAAGATAATATCCTGTGCgcacaatattaaaaaaagtatatattttCCAGACTTCAGGGGTTCCGtagatttgtgtttttttggtaaGATTCTTTATAGAGAGATTCTTGGATGGAACATGTCCGGTTTAAACCCTCATTTATTAATTCctcccaaaaaaagaaaaacaaaatacctTGAACAAGAGAAACTCACAGAATACTTGCAGTGTGAAAAAACCATTCATATTCTGACTTCCACAGATACATAACAGACAACAAAGGACTAGCCTATAAAAAGATCAGGACAAAGATAGTTTTATGCATTCTGACAGAACAAAAAGGTTTATGGAGGGTTCATGACCTTGTTCTTATCTAAGTTTCTATTTCTCCCTTGAGGGCCATGTTCCTGTCAGAGATGTCCGAGGCTAAGCAGGAGCTGATAGAGATCAAGGACTTTGATGGGGATGCTATCCAGGACCTGGTACATTTTGCCTACTCCTCCAAGCTCACACTAACGGTGGACAATGTTCAGCCTCTGCTTTACGCAGCCTGTATCCTCCAGGTAAAGAAACAAGCAATCAATGTGCCATGCAGGCATCTTGTGATATTCTCTCTGCTAAATcacttatttcttttttttaatcttaggtGGAGTTGGTGGCGAGGGCTTGCTGTGAGTACATGAAGGCACACTTCCACCCCACTAACTGCCTGGCAGTTCGTACCTTTGCTGAGAGCCACAATCGCGTCGACCTGATGGACATGGCCGACCGCTACGCCTGTGAGCACTTCACTGAGGTGGTGGAGTGTGAGGACTTTACGTGCGTGTCTCCCCAGCACCTGCGCACGTTATTGTCCTCCAGCGAGCTCAACATCCACTCAGAGACCCAGGTATACAACGCAGCAGTGAAATGGCTCAAAGCCAATCCACAGCACCACGAGGCCTGGCTGGACCAGATCATGTCTCAGGtcagagagttcacagcctctTGTATTTGAGTTTGGAAGTATCTCTGAATGTGTTGCAAGGATTTTGGGATTGTTATCTATTTTGCTGATTGTACAAAAGCTCATAACTGCATGTATTATTACTGTTTCTCATATGTTCACAGCTTTATGTGTCTCTTTTACAACCTCACAACAATGTCCATGCTTCTCTTTCCTTCAGGTGCGTCTCCCCCTGCTGCCTGTTGAGTTCCTGACTGGAAAAGTAGCGAAGGACGAGATGATCAAGGGTAACCTTAGTTGTCGTGATCTGATGGATGAGGCCAGGAACTACCACCTCCACCTCAGCAACAAGGTGGTGCTGGACTTTGAGTATTCAGTTCGCACTATACCCCGGAAACACACTGCAGGTACTGTACATGTTGGCGTTTAGCTTTGAACATGTGATTTCTGATTTAATTGCACTTGTAGCAACATTCAGCACTCTTGTATCACAAGAGAAAGTTAAACGATCTTAAAAATGTGCATATCCTGaggctgtgtgcatgtgtgttcccTCACTGTGCAAACATTTTGTTCTTTCCTACCACCTCCTCAGGGGTTTTGTTCTGTGTGGGTGGCCGTGGGGGTTCAGGTGACCCATTTCGCAGCATTGAATGCTACTCCATCACTAAGAACAGCTGGTTCTTTGGCCCTGAAATGAACAGCAGACGGCGTCACGTGGGTGTCATATCTGTTGGAGGTAAGACAGGGTTATATATAACGCCAGTACTGAAAATAAAACTGGGTGCATGGGAATAGATTAACTGTTTTGAAAAGTCAAGCGCACAGGGAACTACTATGACATAAATTATTCTCTCAGCTGCcggtttgtttcctgttttctgcaactccacttctttgcctgtttctagattgaacaaaagttaggttgagacagcatttccaatatggcgtctGCCATTGTTGGGCTTCTAAACTCCTTCAGAACCCAATGGGTAATAACACTGAAACTACATTTATGTTTTAACCAGTCTgtgctcattttttaaaagtctcattaGCTTGTTCACACAGGGTTAAGAGTTAAAGAAGATTTTAAATCACTGGTCAATTTATACAGATTGTGATTATAAAGATGtaacttttatcatttttttacctTAGGTAAAGTTTATGCTGTTGGGGGCCATGATGGTAATGAACACTTAGGCAACATGGAGATGTTTGACCCTCTCACCAACAAGTGGATGATGAAAGCCTCCATGAACACCAAAAGGTAAGGAGACCCCACATCATACTGAGTATCAGTCAGGTTTTTATCATTTAGCAAAGAGAGCTAAATAGGGATTAaatagggatgtcccgatcccgATCTCAACTATCGGATCGGAGA harbors:
- the klhl8 gene encoding kelch-like protein 8 isoform X1: MAPGDVVPDHPKQPKPKEKRSGNRASSKADCEPDGSFVFEAHEAWKDFHNSLRHFYEVGELCDVTLKVGSRLIPCHKLVLACVIPYFRAMFLSEMSEAKQELIEIKDFDGDAIQDLVHFAYSSKLTLTVDNVQPLLYAACILQVELVARACCEYMKAHFHPTNCLAVRTFAESHNRVDLMDMADRYACEHFTEVVECEDFTCVSPQHLRTLLSSSELNIHSETQVYNAAVKWLKANPQHHEAWLDQIMSQVRLPLLPVEFLTGKVAKDEMIKGNLSCRDLMDEARNYHLHLSNKVVLDFEYSVRTIPRKHTAGVLFCVGGRGGSGDPFRSIECYSITKNSWFFGPEMNSRRRHVGVISVGGKVYAVGGHDGNEHLGNMEMFDPLTNKWMMKASMNTKRRGIALAALGGPIYAIGGLDDNSCFNDVERYDIESDCWSSVAPMNTPRGGVGSVALGSFVYAVGGNDGVASLSSVERFNPHLNKWAEVSEMGQRRAGNGVSKLNGCLYVVGGFDDNSPLSSVERFDPRMHRWEYVSELTTPRGGVGVATVMGRVFAVGGHNGNIYLNTVEAFEPRMNRWELVGSVSHCRAGAGVAVCSSHVSQIRDVGQGSSNVANCM
- the klhl8 gene encoding kelch-like protein 8 isoform X2, with amino-acid sequence MAPGDVVPDHPKQPKPKEKRSGNRASSKADCEPDGSFVFEAHEAWKDFHNSLRHFYEVGELCDVTLKVGSRLIPCHKLVLACVIPYFRAMFLSEMSEAKQELIEIKDFDGDAIQDLVHFAYSSKLTLTVDNVQPLLYAACILQVELVARACCEYMKAHFHPTNCLAVRTFAESHNRVDLMDMADRYACEHFTEVVECEDFTCVSPQHLRTLLSSSELNIHSETQVRLPLLPVEFLTGKVAKDEMIKGNLSCRDLMDEARNYHLHLSNKVVLDFEYSVRTIPRKHTAGVLFCVGGRGGSGDPFRSIECYSITKNSWFFGPEMNSRRRHVGVISVGGKVYAVGGHDGNEHLGNMEMFDPLTNKWMMKASMNTKRRGIALAALGGPIYAIGGLDDNSCFNDVERYDIESDCWSSVAPMNTPRGGVGSVALGSFVYAVGGNDGVASLSSVERFNPHLNKWAEVSEMGQRRAGNGVSKLNGCLYVVGGFDDNSPLSSVERFDPRMHRWEYVSELTTPRGGVGVATVMGRVFAVGGHNGNIYLNTVEAFEPRMNRWELVGSVSHCRAGAGVAVCSSHVSQIRDVGQGSSNVANCM